From the genome of Sporomusa sphaeroides DSM 2875:
ATCTTAGAATTCTTGATATTGGCGGCGGTTTTCCTATCCCGACCCTGACCGAGGAACCGGATGTTGCCGTCATGGCTGCGGAAATTTATAAAGCTGTCAGACAGTATTTTCCTGAGACTGAAATTTGGTCCGAACCTGGCCGCTATATTTGCGGTACTGCGGTTAACCTTATTACCCAGGTTATCGGCACCAAGGAACGCAACAACCAACAGTGGTATTTTCTGGATGACGGTTTGTACGGCACCTTTTCCGGCGTTATTTTTGACCACTGGGATTTTGAGCTTGAAACCTTTAAGACCGGCAAAAAAATTCCGGCAACCTTTGCCGGACCGAGTTGCGATTCCCTGGATATTATGTTTAGGGACAAACCCACTGTGCCGCTGGAAATTGGCGACTTAATTCTGGTGCCTAACTGCGGCGCGTATACTTCGGCTTCGGCGACCGTCTTTAACGGCTTTGCCAAAACGCAAATTGTTGTGTGGGAAGAAGTCTATGAAGAGATTAAAGCCAAGCTTGAACTGGCGGCTGCCGTGTAAGTAGTGTTTGTACTAAAACAAAGAGGCTGTGGATTACCTTAGCAAAGGTGTCCATAGCCTCTTTTTGCTTACATATCACATCGTTGCGGCACAATACCGGACAAGGCAGTGCCTGACCGGTATTTTTTCGCAGTTACTTGGTATAGTCAAAGAACCCTTTGCCGCTTTTACGGCCAAGATACCCGGCTTGAACCATCTTCTTCAGCAGTGGGCAAGGGCGATATTTGGGATCGCCATAGCCGTCATACAAGACTTGCATGATATATAGTACGGTGTCATTACCAATCAGATCAGACAGCGCCAGCGGCCCCATGGGGTGATTGAAGCCTAATTTGGCCACTGTGTCAATATCCTCCGCACTGGCCACGCCTTCCATCAGGGTATAAATGGCTTCATTGATCATCGGAATCATAATCCGGTTGCCGACAAAACCAGGGAAATCAGCGACATTGACCGGCGTTTTACCCAGTCTGACGCTCAGCGCCTCAATACGCTTAAAGGTTTCCTGGCTTGTTGCCAGGCCGCGGATTACCTCTACCAGCTTCATAACAGGTGCCGGATTAAAAAAGTGCATACCGATTACCCGGTCGGCCCGTTTGGTGGTGGCAGCTACTTCGGTAAGCGGGAGGGAAGAGGTGTTGGAGGCCAGGATGGTATGGGCAGGGCACAGGGTATCCAGTGTCTGAAAAATCTCCCGCTTGATATTCATATTTTCCACGGCAGCTTCGACCACCAAATCCACTTGGCAGGTTGTGGCGTCAAGCTGGGTTGCACCGGAAATTCTACTCATAATGGCTGTTTTGCTGTCAGCGTCAAGTTTGCCTTTTTCAACAGCCTTTGTGAGGTTTTTTTCAATGCTTTGCAGGCCTTTTTGCACAAACTCCGGTTTGATATCCTGCAAAATAACAGTAAGACCGCCCTGGGCCATAACTTGCGCAATGCCGCTGCCCATTTGACCGGCACCGATAATTAATACTTTATTAATTTCCATGAGATATAACCCTCCCATTTTTCTTGCTAACTGCTTATAAGAATAGGCGTTGTCGATGCACAACGCCTATTCCCGGCTAATTAGCCTTTTTTCATTACGGTGGCTTTGCCGTCGATAACTAAAGTGCCTTCCTGATTGATGACTGTGGTTTTGAAGATTAACCGGTTCTTGGCTTCGATTTTTTCAATAACCTCTACTGTGGCGGTAACGGTATCACCAATTTTTACCGGGGCTTTGAAGGCCAGTTCCTGGGCAAGGTAAATGGTATTGGCGCCAGGCAGGGTTGTGCCAAGCAGGGCCGAGATAAAGCCGGCCGATAACATGCCGTGAGCGATACGTCCTTTGAACATTGTGTTTTTAGCAAATTCAGCGTTGATGTGTACAGGGTTAAAGTCGCCGCTGAGACCGGCAAAGGTATATACGTCATACTCAGAGACTGTCTTGGCCATACTGGCCTTGTCACCGACCTGGATGTCGGCAAATTTTACGTCTTGCACCATAAAAAACACTCCTTTTTGTTAAAATAAGACTTGTTTCCGGTGAAGGTTTACTTTTGACCGCTATTAGTTCGCGCCTCTGCTCTTTTTAATTTCCGCAATCAGTGCCGGAATTACCTCCAGGACATCACCGACAATACCATAGTCGGCCATTTTGAAGATGGGAGCGTCAGGGTCTTTGTTGATAGCAATTACGATATCGGAGGAGGACATACCTGCTAAATGCTGGATTGCGCCGGAAATGCCGCAGGCAATATAGACTTTCGGACCAACGGTTTTGCCTGTCTGGCCAACCTGGTTTAGCGCCGGTATCCAGCCGGCGTCAACAGCCGCCCGGGAAGCACCCACTGCGCCGCCCAGGGCACTGGCCAGTTCTTCGATGAGCGAGAAGTTTTCGGGTTTGCACATGCCGCGGCCGCCCGAAACAATGAATTCAGCTTCTTCCAGATTACAGCACGCGGTACCCACTGGCACTACGTCAAGCAGCTTGGTGCGAATGTCTTCCGGTTTTACCTTGCTGGCCACCTTAATAATTTCTCCGGAGCGGGCAAAGTCTTGTTCCGGACGTTTAAAGACTTTGGGGCGGACAGTGCCCATTTGCGGGCGGTGGTCAGGGCACAGAATGGTGGCCATGATATTACCGCCAAATGCCGGGCGCGTCCAGGCAACCAAGCCTGTGGCTTCGTCAATGTCCAAATTGGTGCAGTCTGCCGTAAGCCCGGTACCGACGCGGCAGGCAACCCGGGGGCCAAGATCACGGCCGTCATTGGTTGCACCCATGAGAATTACAGAAGGACGATAGGTATTAATTAAATCAGTCAGGGTGATGGTGTAGCCATCGGTAGAATAGTGTTTAAGCTCAGGTGCTTCCACCAAATAGACTTTATCAGCGCCGCTGGCAATGACTTCTTTGGTTAAGCCGGCTACGTCCTGGCCGATCAATACAGCCGCTAATTCCTGGTTCATGGCGTTAGCCAGCTTGCGGCCTTCGCCTAAGAGCTCGTGACTTACGTTACGGATACGTCCGTCGACTTGCTCGATATATACCCAAACCCCTTTGTACTTACTTTTATCAATGGCAACCGTCTTTTCTTCAACTTCCCGTACAATGGCTCCCACCGGACATACGTCCACGCAGGCGCCGCAGGCAGTACAAGCTTCGGTGATTACCGCCTTGTCGTTTTCCATTATGATTGCACCGAACGGGCAGGTACCCACACAGGCACTGCAGCCGATGCATTGTTCAGCAATTACTTTTACAGCCATTATTTACTACCCCCTAGACAATCTTGGCATCAGATAATTTTTGTAGCAGCAGTGCAGCCGCTTCGCGGGCTGTGTCTGCCTGAATAATCTCACCCTGGGTACGCTGCGTGGGGGTAAAGATCCGGCGCACTTGTGTAGGTGAGCCTTTGAGACCGATTTTTTCGGCTTCGACTGTAACCTCGTTTACCGTCCAGACAGGAATCTCTTTGCGGTTGGCTTTCATGGTGCCTTTGACTGTCGGGTTCCGGGGAATGTTTATAGATTTTACCACAGTCAGCATAACCGGGGTAGAGACCTCAATGATTTCATAACCTTCTTCCTGTTCCCGCTCTACTTTGAGCTTGCCGCCCTCGGCCTCGATTTTAGAGACATAGGTTACCTGCGGGATATCAAGGTGTTCGGCAATTTCCGGGCCAACCTGCGCGGTATCTCCGTCGATGGCCTGTTTGCCGCAGAGAATAATGTCCACCTTGCCCAGCTTTTTAATGCCGGCAGCCAGGGTGTGGCTGGTAGCCAGGGTATCGGCACCGCCGAAAGCCCGGTCGCTTAAGAGAATGGCTTCATCAGCTCCCATGGCCAGACATTCTTTCAGCGCGTCCTTGGCCTGGGGCGGCCCCATGGAAATGACAGTTACCTTGCCGCCATGTGTATCTTTAAGCTGTAAGGCTGCTTCTACGGCGTTTTTGTCAAAAGGATTGACAATGCTGGGAACTCCTTGACGGATCAGGGTATTGGTCACAGGGTCGATTTTTACTTCGGTAGTGTCAGGCACCTGCTTGACACAAACTACTATTTCCATAACTAAATTGCCTCCTGTTTTATGAACATGCTATTCCAGGTATATAAGGGCAGCGGCTTGTGCTGCCCGTTATGTTGGCACAAGCCGTGTCTTATTTATACCGCTCAAGGTATCTTTAGCGTAAAAGGGCTCCGGAGATAACCATGCGTTGTACCTGGTTTGTTCCTTCGTATATTTGGGTAATCTTGGCATTGCGCATGAGGCGCTCAACGGGATATTCGCGGCTGTAGCCATAGCCGCCGAAAATTTGCACGGCATCGGTGGTAACGGCCATTGCGGCATCGGAGGCATAGAGTTTGGCCATGGCAGCTTCTTTGGAATACGGCAGGCCCTTATCTTTCAAATAGGCGGCACGGTATACCAACAGACGGGCTGCATCCACTTTGGTAGCCATGTCGGCCAGCATAAAGGCAATGGCCTGATTGCTGGCAATTGGCTTGCCGAACTGCACCCGTTCTTTGGAATATTTCACTGCATGGTCAAGAGCCGCTTGTGCAATACCAAGAGCTTGGGCTGCTACCCCGATACGGCCGCCGTCAAGGGTGGCCATCGCAATTTTGAAGCCGTCGCCTTCTTTACCTAACAGGTTTTCTTTAGGCACTTTAAGCTCCTGGAACACCAGTTCCATGGTAATGGAAGTATTGATGCCCATTTTGTGCTCTTTTTTACCAAAGGTAAAACCAGGCATGTCTTTTTCGATAATGAAGGCAGAGATGCCTTTTACCCCTTTGCTTTTGTCTGTTATGGCAAAGATAACATAGGTTTCGGCTTCACCGGCATTGGTGATAAATATTTTGCTGCCATTAATGACATAATGGTCGCCTTCCAGGACGGCAACTGTCTGCTGGGAAGCCGCGTCAGTACCGGCGTTGGGTTCAGTCAAACCAAAGGCTCCCATTTTTGAACCTTCGAGCAGCGGAGTCAGGTACTTTTGTTTTTGCTCCTCGGTGCCAAAGGCAAAAATCGGCCAGGCGCACAGGGAAACGGTTGCCGATAAGGTGATGCCAATGCCGTCATCTACTTTGGACAGTTCTTCTACCGCCAGGATGTAACTCAATACATCGCCGTCAGCGCCGCCGTATTGCTCCGGAAAGCAAATTCCCGTGAGACCCATTTCACCCATGGCGTCAAACAGCTCGCGGGAAAATTCACTGTGCTCATCCCGTTCGGCAACACTGGGCGCTACCTGCTTCTCGGCAAATTCACGCACAAGTTTTTGTGTCATTTTCTGGTCTTCGGTAAGTTCAAATAACATAATTAGACCTCCTTATTTTTAAAGAATATGTAATATACCACCTCCCGTTCTGGTGGAATGGGAGGTGGCAGCTAACCTATTTTAATTCTAACAGAAAGTATAGCTTTCTGTTAGGGCAAGGCAACATCGGCTTTTGCTGTCGCTACAGGCTCGGCGCAAGCCGTGTTTTCTTTATTACAGGCGTTCTACAATGGTAGCAACGCCCTGACCGCCGCCAATGCACAGGGTGGCCAGACCCAAATTGGCTTTTCTGGCTTGCATGGAATGCAATAAGGTAACCAGGATGCGGGCGCCGCTGGCACCGATCGGATGTCCGAGGGCAATTGCGCCGCCGTTGACATTGACTTTTTCTTTGTCAAAGCCGAGCTCTTTGCCGACTGCCAGGAACTGGGCGGCAAAAGCCTCATTGGCTTCAATTAAATCAATGTCGGCAATCGTCAGGCCGGCTTTTTGCAGTGCTTTGCGTGCTGCCGGTACCGGGCCCATACCCATGATGGCAGGATCAACACCGCCTGAAGCAAAGGAACGGATGCGGGCCAGCGGCTTGAGGCCAAGCTCTTTAGCCTTGTCAGCAGACATCATGACAAGCGCGGCAGCGCCGTCATTAATGCCTGAAGCATTGCCTGCAGTAATCGTGCCGTCTTTTTTAAAAGCAGGTTTTAAGCCGCATAACGACTGCGCGGTTGTGCCGGCTTTGGGATATTCATCGGTATCAAAGGTGGTATCACCTTTTTTGCTCTTGATGACAACCGGGAAAATTTCTTCTTTAAAAGCGCCTGCTTCAATGGCTTTCAAAGCCTTTGCCTGGGATTCAAAGGCTAACTGGTCTTGTTCTTCACGGGTAATGTTAAATTTGGCGGCAACATTTTCGGCAGTGATTCCCATATGGTAATCATTAAAAGCGCACCAGAGGCCGTCATGAATCATAACATCGGTGAGTTTGCCATTTCCCATTCTAAGTCCCCAGCGGGCCTTGTTGTCTAAGAGATAAGGAGCCTGGGTCATATTTTCCATACCGCCGGCCACAACAATATCGGCATCATCGGTCATAATGGCCTGGGCTGCCAGATTCACGGTTTTTAGCCCGGAGCCGCATACTTTGTTGATAGTGTAGGACGGGGTTTCATAAGGAAGGCCGGCTTTTATGGCTGCCTGCCGGGCTGGATTTTGTCCCAGGCCTGCCTGCAGTACATTGCCAAAAATGACTTCGTCAATGGTTTCTTTATTGATACCGGCTTTTTCGACAGCCGCTTTAATGGTTAGGGCCCCGAGGTCTGTTGCGGCAACTGAGGCCAGCGAACCGTTGAAATTACCTATGGCAGTACGCACTGCACTGACGATAACTACTTCTTTCATAATTGCACCATCCTTATGCTTTGTTTGTATGAATTACTACTTGCTTAGGCCCATGGGTTCGGCGCGGAAGATGCGCTCATCCATGGTCTTTAATTCAGGAGAGATAATGGGCTTGAAGTCCATGTGGGCAAGAATGTCTTTTTCTAAATCTACGCCGGGGGCAATTTCGGTAAGCATCATTCCATCGGCGGTCAGTTCAAATACAGCCCGTTCGGTGATGAACATGACCGGTTGCTTTACTTTCTGGGCATAATGGCCGCTGAAGGTAATCTGCTCAACATGCTCCAGGAATTTTTTGGCGCTGCCTTCATTGCGGATGACAAGTTTGCCGTCAGCCACCTCGATTTTCAGGCCGCCGGCGGTAAAGGTGCCACAGAAGAAAACACGTTTGGCATTTTGGGTAATATTGATGAAGCCACCGCAGCCGGCCACGCGGCCTTTGAATTTGCTGACATTGATATTGCCGTGCTTGTCGGTTTCGGCCAGCCCTAAAAATGCAAGGTCCAGACCGCCGCCGTCGTAGAAGTCAAACTGTTCAGGCTGGCTTATAATGGCTTCGGCGTTGATGGCGGCGCCAAAGCTCAGCCCGCCGGCCGGAACGCCGCCTACCGGACCTGCTTCTACCGTCAGTGTCAGGGTATCGCCGATACCTTCCTCATTAGCCACTACGGCTACTCCTTCAGGGATGCCGATACCGAGGTTTACCTTGGCATCAGGAATTAGCTCCATAGCGGCACGGCGGGAAATAATCTTGCGTTCATTCAGCGGCAGGGGCGCAATGGCTGACAGCGGCACGCGGATTTCGCCGGAATAGGCGGGATTATACTGCTCGGCGAAGGTTTGCATATGCTGCGAGAGGTTATCGGTGACAACAATATAGTCAACACTGATTCCCGGTATTTTTACCTGCATGGGAGGAATGCTGCCATTGGCTACAAGCCGTTCTACCTGGGCGATAACAATACCGCCGGAGCTTTTGGTTGCCTGGGCAACAGCCAATGCCTCCGAAACGCCGGCTTCGCGCTCAAGGGAAATATTGCCGCGTTCATCGGCACTTGTACCCCGGATTAAGGCAACATCAACCGGGAAAGGCTTATACCAAAGCCATTCTTCGCCGCCAAGTTCAATGACTTCCACTATGTCTTCGGTGGTAACATCATTGATCTTGCCGCCTTCAACCCTGGGGTCGACAAAGGTATTTAGGCCCACCTTGGTTATTACGCCAGGCTTGCGCCCTGCTATGCTACGGAACCAATGGGTCAGAGTGCCTTGTGGCAGGTTATAGGCTTCTATTTTATTTTCGACAGCAAGCTTACCCAGTTTGGGTGCAAGGTTCCAGTGTCCGCCGACAGCCCGTTTCACCATACCTTCCCTGCCGAAGTGATTCAATCCACGGTCTTTGCCGTCGCCTTGTCCGGCGCAGTAAATCAGTGTCAGAGCTTTCGGGGCACCTTCTTCGACGAAGCGTTCTTCCAGAGCGCCGGTCAATGCTTCTGCGTGAGCATTGCCGACAAAACCGGTAGTAGCTACGGTAACTCCGTCCTTTACCAATTTTGCGGCTGCTTGGGCGCTAATTACTTTGGCCATTATGCCACTCTCCTTCTTAAAAAGTATGTCAATTATGATTAATGCAAAAAACGTGCCATTTATCTTTAAAGCTAAATAAAGCTTATACTGGCATGCCTTTTCCGGGGTAAAGGGAAGATCGGCGACAGAGTTATGTGTTTACAAGCATAAACACATGTCTAGTTTTCTGTACGTCAGTCTATTACGTCCGGATGGTCGCTATTTGTCCAGGAACAGGCTGTCTGCGATGTTATCCAGTTGCTGTGCCATGCTGCTGAGTTGCTGCGCTGTGCTGGCGATGCTGGTGGTAGCTTCAGCTACCTGTAATAATACCTGGTGCATCTGTTCAATTTGCGAGTTGGAATTATGACTGTCTGTCTGAATGGTTTTTATGATGGTATCAATTTTCTTGATAGAATCAGCACTGCCGGCAGCCAGTTTGCGAATTTCCTCAGCCACAACTCCGAAGCCCCGTCCCTGCTCTCCCACCCGTGCGGCCTCGATCGCCGCATTTAAGCCAAGTAAATTTGTTTGTGCCGCGATGTTGTGGATTAAGCGCAATACCTGGTCGCTTTCGTTTGTTCTGGCTGCAGACTCCAGTGAGACTTTTGTCAGTGTCTGGCTTACGGCTGACAGTTCCTGCGTTTGGGCTGAAATATTCTGGGTTGTTGTGGCAAGAACGCTGATGGCTGTTGCTAGCTGGGCTGCCATTTCTTTCAACGATTCCTGCCGGACTACTGTTTCCTGGAAGCAGGCGGCGCCAATCACTTCATGATTATCATTGAACAGCGGGACAGCAATCGCAATATAGGGCTGGCCGAATAACGCTTTATCACCCTTGATCATGACACGCCGGCGTTCATGTACCGCACGGTACACCGCACTGCCCGGCTTTAGCTCTGAGCCGACTTCCACTTGCAAATCCAATGTTTTACCAGGCTGATAAAACAGATACCTGTCTTTGCTGGTCAGACTTATGCCGATATCACCTGTGGCTAAATCCGCCAAATACGGAGTTAGCTTAATAAATTGCTCAATAATCGAAACTTCCATAAGCGGTTCCTCTCTCGTTGTTTCTGATGCCGGTTGGCTGTGGTGCAAACAGGGGGACATGCCCTGGTCAATTAAAAACCTGTGTTGCGAAACAACACAGGTTTTTAGTTTAACGCAGGAAAACTTACAGCAGTCCGGTCATGGAGTGCAGCATAATGACAACAAACACCATCAGGGTTTTGAGACAGGTCAGGACAAAGATATCACCGTAAGAATCCTTATGAGTCAGACCGCATACGGCAAGCAGGGTAATTACAGCACCGTTATGGGGCAGAGTATCCATACCGCCTGAAGCCATAGAGGCAACCCGGTGCAGTATTTCCGGTGACATACCGATGGAATTTGCCCATGCCAGCCAGTCTTTGGCCATTAAGTCTAAAGCGATAGACATACCACCAGAGGCAGAGCCGGTAACGCCGGCGAGGACATTGACTGTCACGGCTTCCGATACCAGCGGCGAACCGCCCACTTTAATGCTCATCAATGCACTGGAGATGGATTTGAAGCCTGAGAGCGAGGCAATAACATTGCCATAGCCTACTTCAGAAGCTGTATTCATGATGGCCAGGAGCGAGCCGATGGCACCGGCGTTGAGCGATTTTGCCAGCATGCTGCTTGAACCGAGGTTTCTGTAGCCTAAGACAATGGTCAAGCCAATACCGGAAACCAGGGCGATAATTAGAGACCAGATGCTGATAACATTTTTAACAGCAGGAGCAGTCATTGGCAGATTCATAGCTTTAAAAGGCTCAAGCATGGCTGGATTCCAGGTGAACATATTGGTCATAATAAAGTTAACTACAAGTACGGTTAACAGTGGCAGAACAGCCAGCTGCCAGGAAGGAAGCTTGGTATCTTCTTTAATTTCCGGTTCATTCAGGGTATGATTACCGTAGCCTTCACCTGCGGCAGCGGCTTTTTTACGGCGATACTCCAGCCAGGCAATACCAAACCCTAAGATGGCTACACCGCCGATAAGACCAAGAATGGGAGCGGCATAAATATTGGTGCCGAAAAAGTTGGTAGGAATAAGATTCTGGATTTGGGGTGTGCCGGGAATACTGTCCATAGTTGCAGTAAAGGCACCGAGGGCTATTGTGGCAGGCAGCAATCTTTTGGGGATATCGGCTTCCTTAAATAAGGCTGATGCAAAAGGATAGATAGCAAATACGACAACAAACAGGCTTACACCGCCATAGGTAAGCACGCAGCCTGCCAAAACAATGGAAAGAATGGCGCGTTCTTTACCCAGACTTTTAATAATAGCGTGGGCAATGCCTTTGGCTAAACCGGTGTCTTCCATCAGTTTCCCAAAAACGGCCCCAAGTAAGAAGACCGGGAAAAACGATTTAATGTAGGTAACTGCTTTGGCCATAAATAATTCAGTATAGGCCGGCATAAGGGCCAGGCCTGACAGTGAAGCTGCCAGTAATGCAAAAACCGGCGCAAACAAGATTACGGAAAAACCACGGTATGCAAAGAACATAAGGAGAAATAAACTGAGGAGAATGCCTATTACTTCCATTTAATTAACCTCCTAAAAAATTTAGAATGTGTTTTCTCTATGCTCATGCTGTTGAAGCTGCGAGCGAGCCTCCTCTCCTGGTGATATGTGTTCGATTATTTTATAAGCAAGTATTGTGCCAATAGGAAGAAATGTTGAAATTAAGAGTAAAGTAAGTATTTTCTGTATAAATTAGCAGGGTAAGGGGAGTGCGTGTCTATTTGTAGGGAGGAGTGGGTGTTTATAATAATAGACAATGTGTATATGAAGTAAGACAGGCAGTGCGCAGTTTTGTGCCGTCGTCGTTTGCCGGCAGTGACTTGTCAAGTATGAGTATAGTTATTCCCACTATAATTATTTTCAACCAAAAGATTGGGCTGTGGGAGGAATTGATACAGCTGCTCAGGCCGATTGGTTTCGTTCTGCTTTCCCGCTTCTGAGTGTTGGCATGTTTTATGCAGTACAATGTAGCTGGAAGCTCGAACACTATTGTGTCCTGGAGGGTCTATTTTTAGAAGGAGGTATTTCTAATGAGAGGTTTAGAAGACAAAGTTGTAATTATTACCGGAGCTGCCAGCGGGATTGGCAAAGCGACCGCACTGCGGTTTGCCGAAGAGGGTGCAAATGTTGTTGTCGCCGATTTTGCCGACGGCACAGCTACGGTTAAAGAAGTGACTGAAAAGGGTGCGCAAGCCATCTATGTTCAGGTTAATGTTACTGATCCGGAAAGTGTCAGGACTATGACAGCCAAAACCATAGAGGCATTTGGTAAAATAGACATACTGATTAACAATGCGGGCATTACTAAAGACGCAATGATGAAAAAGATGACCAAAGAAGTATGGGATGCTGTAATAGATGTAAATTTGACAGGTGTGTTCAATTGCACTTCGGCAGTACTGCCATATATGCTTGAGCGGCAAGCGGGAGTGGTGCTTACTGCTTCTTCGGTTGTAGGTATATATGGTAACCTGGGCCAAACGAACTATGCGGCCACCAAATGGGGCGTTATTGGCATGACTAAATCGTGGGCAAAAGAAATGGCGAAAAACGGCCTGCGTTTTAATTGTGTGGCACCAGGCTTTATTGGCACCGACATGGTCAAGAAGATTCCGGAGCAGGTGCTGCAGGACAAAATATTAGTAAAGGTGCCTGCCGGACGCTTGGGTGAACCGGAGGAAATTGCCGCCGCTTTTGCCTTTTTAGCCTCAGATGATGCCAAATTTATCAATGGAACAGTACTGAGTGTCGACGGAGCTTGTACCCTATAACAGTAGTACTGTGAGATAGCTGTAGCACGTGATCAACCGCTATTGTCCCCAACAGGTGATAACGAGGAATGTCTGCATTCTTCGTTATCACTTTTGCATAATTTATCCTGAGGCTAACCTGCTCTAAGGCTCCCGGCTTCTGCAAGCGGGAGTTATGCCCTGCGGGCACAGGCGAGCGGCCAAGTCCCTGGAAGTTGGGCGACTAACCTTCAGCTGGGATTAAAACCACACCTGAAGCTAAGTCTGCTTTAGTTTCTGACAAAATCCTTGCTGAGGAGACTTTGCTATAGACACTAACAGGATAGCGCTCTATAATTGTCCTTGATAGACACATTGTAGAAACAGGAGGTCTCGGAATGCAAAAACAGGAAGAGGGTCGTCGGCCGAAAGCATTCTTGTCGACCGATATGGCGGAGATGCAGGCTGTGCTTGATTCTGTCTGCAATGGGGTAGTCGTAGTTAATCACCATGGTATTGTGACATTTTTTAATACTGCCGCCGAGACGATTAGCGGGCTGGAAGCCAAAAATGTCATTGGTCAAATGGTAGATGACGTAATTCCTAATACAGGTCTCATCCGTGTCATGGAAACTGGTCTGCCAGAGGTCAATCAACGTCAATTTATTGGAAAATGTGAAGTGCTGACCAACCGTACCCCGATTATTAAAGATGGCATGCTTGTCGGTGCGGTTGGGATTTTTCAGGATATTACC
Proteins encoded in this window:
- a CDS encoding beta-ketoacyl-ACP reductase, with product MRGLEDKVVIITGAASGIGKATALRFAEEGANVVVADFADGTATVKEVTEKGAQAIYVQVNVTDPESVRTMTAKTIEAFGKIDILINNAGITKDAMMKKMTKEVWDAVIDVNLTGVFNCTSAVLPYMLERQAGVVLTASSVVGIYGNLGQTNYAATKWGVIGMTKSWAKEMAKNGLRFNCVAPGFIGTDMVKKIPEQVLQDKILVKVPAGRLGEPEEIAAAFAFLASDDAKFINGTVLSVDGACTL
- a CDS encoding GntP family permease, with product MEVIGILLSLFLLMFFAYRGFSVILFAPVFALLAASLSGLALMPAYTELFMAKAVTYIKSFFPVFLLGAVFGKLMEDTGLAKGIAHAIIKSLGKERAILSIVLAGCVLTYGGVSLFVVVFAIYPFASALFKEADIPKRLLPATIALGAFTATMDSIPGTPQIQNLIPTNFFGTNIYAAPILGLIGGVAILGFGIAWLEYRRKKAAAAGEGYGNHTLNEPEIKEDTKLPSWQLAVLPLLTVLVVNFIMTNMFTWNPAMLEPFKAMNLPMTAPAVKNVISIWSLIIALVSGIGLTIVLGYRNLGSSSMLAKSLNAGAIGSLLAIMNTASEVGYGNVIASLSGFKSISSALMSIKVGGSPLVSEAVTVNVLAGVTGSASGGMSIALDLMAKDWLAWANSIGMSPEILHRVASMASGGMDTLPHNGAVITLLAVCGLTHKDSYGDIFVLTCLKTLMVFVVIMLHSMTGLL